Part of the candidate division KSB1 bacterium genome is shown below.
GTAATTCAAAACAGTTCCAAATCAAATCGGTCGCTTGCGATGATCGAATCAAGACCTTGCAATTAAAGGAGATTTCGATTCCTGTTTCTGAATTACAATCATTATTTAAAAATGATTATAGACGGGGAAAATCTTATTTGATCACTCGGTCTGAGCCAGCGCTGCGACGCATTAAAGCCCTCTACTATGATCGCAAAATCGATACAAATAGCCATCGGTATTGGAATTGGTACGTCATGCTGATTATTCCAATTTATGGTAGCAATGGAAAAATGATCGGCTATATCATGGTCGATGATCCGATGGATTGTATGCTTCCAGCAAGTGAAGATATTCATACTTTGGAAATTTTGGCTAATCAGGTCTCGGTCGCAATAGAAAATCGGCTCAGCTACGTCCGCTTACGCAATCAGATAACGGTTTCGAAGGACAAAGGCCCGAGAGACTCAGCGCCAAAAGAAAAAACAGAGGGGGGGATCAAAAAACTGGTCGATCGTTTCTTCAAATAACCTATCATTTCGCTATGCAACAAAGTCTTAAATTTTGCCTGTACGAATATGAAATTTTTCTTGATTCCTTCAGTTTGATTCTTTATATTCTATCACATTAGAAATGCGCCCGTAGCTCAATAGGATAGAGCAACGGACTTCTAATCCGTAGGTTGTGCGTTCGATTCGCACCGGGCGTACTATTGAACTGCCCGCTTCCGACTGAATTTAAAAATTTTGAAAATGCGATCAATTTGGATGGCAGTACCGAGAATGCAAGCACATTTTAGAATGCTATTCATCAAAATAAAAAATACTGCTACGTTCGCAAGATTGACAATTCATTATTTTTGAATAATCCATTTTGCAGCAATCAACCTTTCATTAAGTGAGATTTTCGTCACCCTGATGACGGTGGGCCAGTGCTTTTCGTGTTCAGAGAATTTAAGGTGAACCAAAAAAACTTAAAAAAATACTTGACAAATAAAAAAATTTTTTGTATAATTTATCAACAAATCTTATAAACCATGTCAAATATTTGAAGCAATCCGCCCGAAAGCGATCAAGAACCATGAAATAAAGTGCATTTATAGTGGCAAGCGAGAATGCACTGTTTTTTTAAAGTTATGCGTGTACGTTAACGCAAAAATTTATAAAAGAAAAAATATCATCCATTGAACCAATATTGATAAATTATTTTAAACGTAATTATCCATTCCTGAGAAATTATGATAATTAGGTAGCCAAATCAGAAGTTTTTTGGTAATCCTTCCAAGAGCTTTAAAAAAAGTGTGATTTATTTTTTTATTCGATTGCGTGTACGTTAACGCTACAATATAAACAAGCAAATTTTCTTTAAGACAATTAGATTTTATGACCGATCTTCTTCTGCTTTCATATTCCCTAACGGAAGAATTAAATGGTCACCATTAAAGAAATCGCTAAAAGGGCGGGAGTTTCAGTGGGTACCGTAGATCGCGTCATCCATAAAAGAGGGCGCGTTTCCGAGGTCACCAAGCGTCGTGTAAAAAAAATTATCAAAGAACTGAACTATAAGCCCAATCTCTTAGCTAGAAGCCTCTCCAGCGCTAAGACATTCCAATTCGGCGTGCTAATGCCACAGATCTCCCCTGACAATCAATATTGGGAACTCGCCATTCAAGGCATCGAAAGAGCCCATCAGGAATTAAAAATGCACAAGATCAATGTTTCTTATTTCCCATACGATGGTTATTCCGAGGCATCATTCATCGATGCCAGCAATCGGGTGCTCCGCGCGAATTTAGATGGCTTACTCATGGCTCCCACCATTTATAAGACTTTTGATGATGAATTTGTCAAACGTATCCCCAAGAATTTGCCCTATGTTTTTTTTAATTCTAATATCCCAAACTCGAATAACATCTCTTATATTGGTCAAGATTCATATCAAAGCGGTGCACTTGCAGGGAACCTGATGCTGATGACCACTCGCCCCTCTGGCAGCTTAATTGTGCTAACCATGCTGCACGATGATTACCACATCAGCAAGCGGCAGCAAGGGTTCATAGATTACGTGAGAAGAAATTCAAACATGTCCATCAAAGTTTATGGAGCGATGCGGACCGAGGATCGAGAGACATTTCGATCCTTATTGGACCAGATTTTTTCAGAAAATCATGATATTCACGGCATCTATGTGACGACAGCACTCACCTATCATGTCGCCGAATATTTACAAAATCACGATGGCCTTCCCAAAATTCGCGTAATTGGACATGATTTAACCATTGAAAATGTGAAATATTTGAAGCAAGGTCTCATTCATTTTTTGATCGGCCAACGGCCTGAGCTTCAGGGTTATCAGGGCATCTATGTATTATATCGGCATGTTGTTGCTCAAGAGTCCGTTCCTTCTCATATCATGATGCCACTGGACATCGTGACACAAGCAAATTTAGATTATTATCGGCCTCAGTATATTGAAATTATATGAGGCGCGCCAAAACTTATCTCAAGCTGAAGGTCATGCTCGAAAGCCCCTTAAAAATTTTTAATAATCAAATATCGGAGGGTATATGAAAATCAATAGAAGCATTGTTGTGTGCTGGCTTGCATTAATCATACTACTCTGCTGGCACGCATTCGCAGCGGCCCAGAGAGGGCAAATTACGGGACGGGTGACTGATAGTGAAACAGGTAAAGGCTTACCTGGAGCTAATATTCTTCTCAAAGGGACAAGTATAGGCACAGCTTCGGATTTAAATGGCTTTTATAACCTTTCGAATGTACCCCCAGGCACTTACGAGATCATTGTCAGGTACATCGGCTATGAAGAGGTAACCTTCTCTGTACAAGTTAGCCTGAACGAGCGCGTTAAGCACGATGTGAAAATGATCCCCCAGGCCGTACGAGGGGAAACAGTTATTGTGACCGCGCAAGCCGAAGCTCAGTTGCAAGCAATCAACCAACAATTATCGGCCAAGACCATCAAAAATGTCGTTTCGCGTAAACAGATTCAGGAACTTCCTGAGGCTAATGCAGCCGAGGCTGTGGGACGTCTCCCCGGCGTTTCTCTAGAACGGAGTGGTGGAGAGGGAAATAAGGTTATTATTCGAGGCATGGCCGCCAAATATTCACTTATCCAGATCGATGGCGTAAACATGACCGCGACTGGCGAGGAAGATCGCAGCACCGATCTCAGCATGATTTCGCCTTATATGTTAGAAGGGATCGAACTAACGAAGTCGGTCATGGCGAATCAAGAGGCGACGGCGACTGGTGGCATCGTCAATTTCAGGATAAAAAAGGCACCAGAGACGACAACTTTCAATTTGATATCCCAGGGTGGCTACAATAGCTTGCGCAATACATATCGCGATTTTAAAATCAGCACTGGCGGCAGCACGCGGTTCTTCTCTAATTTGCTTGGCACATACGCTCAAATCGATTACGAGGAAAAGGACGCTGGTTCGCAACAATTAGGGGGTGTATCGTTCTCTCAAGATAATGAGTCAGAACCAGTGAGAACTCACAGCATGCAGTTAATGGATATCTTCCGACGGGTGAAACGATTGGGGGCGACTCTGGTCATGGATTTTGGATTACCTTCGACTGAATTTAAATTTTCCAATTTCTTCAGTCGCATCAATCGGGAGGAAACGCGATACCAGAACAATTATGATTTCACCCAGCAGGGCTTTTCATTAAACTATTCTGACACCCCCAAAAGCTGGTTAACTGTGTTAACCAATTCATTCCAAATGGATCACCGCTGGCGCAATTGGGAGATCAATTCGATCTTTAGCCATTCCTATTCTGAAAATATTCTACCAGCACGAATCAGCTCTTCGAATAACAATTCCCCAAACAATCCATTTCCTACCAATCGCAAATCAAATTTTAATGTGGATCTTGACCCAGAAACCATTCCAGACTCATTAGTCATTTCGATGGATGAAGCAGCGTATTTCATGCACTTGGGGGGCATGGACCATGAGGAGAGTAAAACTCATGAGCGAGATCTCGCTGCTGAGTTACATGTGAGCTATAACTTTCGAATTCTCGACAAGCTCAATGTAAAACTCGGCTTCGGAGGGAAATATAAGCACAAATCGAAAGATTATGATCGGACCACCTATACGGCTTCAAATTATGGAGGCGATCAGGAATACAGAAATTTGATTTATAAATCCTTTGAACCTGAGCTCAGCGATCGGACCAAGGAGGCATGGTCTAAGGATAACATGAGGATTTTATTAATCGATTTTCTGGATAAGAATTATGAAGGAGGCAAGTTTCTAAAAGGAAGATACGATTTTGGGAATGTATTTGACAAAGAAAAATTTCGTAGGATACATGAGATTGTTATGGCAACCTTTGATCCTACTAACACAAATGATTATCAAATTGTTTGGCGGAATTTTATTAATTCTACTTATTACGATTATAATGGCATCGAAGATTACCACGCGTTTTATTTAATGCCAGAGATTAATATCGGACCTCAAATACTGCTTGTTCCAGGTGTCAGATATGAAGCCAACCGAACCGAATACACTGGTTATCGAGGCAATCGGTTGGGTGTAATCGCGAATTGGCGGCCCACGCCTGTTGACACAGTCACCAAAGTGCGTCATGATGAGTTCTTACTACCAATGATTCAATCATTTTTCAAACCCACCTACTGGCTTACATTCAAAGCTGGATATACGCACACGCTGCAGCGGCCAAATTACAATAACATCATGCCAGGGTGGGTGATAAGCACCCAGGGCCAAATCTATAACTTAAGCAACTTCCGACTGCGTCCCGAACTTTCTCGTAACTGGGATATTCAAGTGTCACTCCACTCAAATAAGATTGGCCTGTTTTCTATCGGTGGGTTCCATAAAAAGATCACCGATATGATTTTCTGGACTGGGCAGAAAGTAATCACAGACACGGCCTATTTTGAATTGCCCACTATTATGAACCGTCAGCGCGCTGCCTGGGCAACAAACAATGAAAATCCTGTTTATAACAAAGGCTATGAAGTGGAATGGCAATCAAACTTGTGGTACTTGCCTGGAATGTTGAAAGGTCTAGTAATAAATGTAAATTATACCTACAATAAATCAAAAGCAAAATATTTGAGGACGCGCATTAAGACAATAGTAGATCCAAAAACTTACCGATTTACATTGGTCAACGAAGACACTACCTACAAAAGCCCCATGATCATGCAACCGGATCATTTGTTGAATCTCACGTTGGGATATGACTATCGGGGTTTTTCAATTCGCTGGGCTATGCGGTTTATGTCGCACGTGTTCAAGGCGGCCAACTGGTATGAGAAGCTGCGCGGCTATTCGACTGATTTTTATCGATATGATTTGTCGGTGCGGCAGAAGCTACCGATTCGGGGCCTGGAATTATTCCTGAACGTCAACAATCTGACCAATGAGGTGGAAAAGGATGTGATCAATCACATGCACTTTGCCAATTACATTGAAGATTATGGTAGAAATGCCAATATTGGATTGAGGTATCAATATTAAGCTGGAATACCACTACAGCTAATCAATTGAACTGTAAATTTTTCAAAGGAGGTGATGCGATCCAGATTTTAATGAGAATGCGATTAAAAAATTATCATTCATCGCGCTCTCCGCTATCCGTCATAAAAAAGAGGTTTGAAGGATCGCTTTCTGCAATGTCATAATGACTTAAATTTGATGACAATCACACAGAAGAAGCGTATCCGAACGTAGAGAGGATCGGCGGCGGGTACGAAAAGTGACATCAGGATTTTGGATCTCTCATTCAAATTTGGAAGGGAGGTGATGTAATCTCACAGGGCTGTCTAAAAGTTAATTTTATAATCGAAAAATTTTTGGTTATCCCTTCACCAAGAAAATTAATGAAAGGAACAGTATCATGAAGAAACTGTTATTACTCTCTGCGGTTTTGATGCTGGTTATCAGTAACCAGCTAGTATTCTCTCAAACTCAGTCAAAGGGAGATACGCTGATCATCGGACCCTTGAACTCCGAAGGTCAACCCATCGGGGCGTTAAATGAAGCAATAAAAAAAGACGTTGATGCCAGTGGCAATAGGCTTCATAAGGTGTATAAATTAGAGCGCAATGCCCAGTATATTTTAACGGATGTCAT
Proteins encoded:
- a CDS encoding substrate-binding domain-containing protein, with the translated sequence MVTIKEIAKRAGVSVGTVDRVIHKRGRVSEVTKRRVKKIIKELNYKPNLLARSLSSAKTFQFGVLMPQISPDNQYWELAIQGIERAHQELKMHKINVSYFPYDGYSEASFIDASNRVLRANLDGLLMAPTIYKTFDDEFVKRIPKNLPYVFFNSNIPNSNNISYIGQDSYQSGALAGNLMLMTTRPSGSLIVLTMLHDDYHISKRQQGFIDYVRRNSNMSIKVYGAMRTEDRETFRSLLDQIFSENHDIHGIYVTTALTYHVAEYLQNHDGLPKIRVIGHDLTIENVKYLKQGLIHFLIGQRPELQGYQGIYVLYRHVVAQESVPSHIMMPLDIVTQANLDYYRPQYIEII
- a CDS encoding carboxypeptidase-like regulatory domain-containing protein, whose translation is MKINRSIVVCWLALIILLCWHAFAAAQRGQITGRVTDSETGKGLPGANILLKGTSIGTASDLNGFYNLSNVPPGTYEIIVRYIGYEEVTFSVQVSLNERVKHDVKMIPQAVRGETVIVTAQAEAQLQAINQQLSAKTIKNVVSRKQIQELPEANAAEAVGRLPGVSLERSGGEGNKVIIRGMAAKYSLIQIDGVNMTATGEEDRSTDLSMISPYMLEGIELTKSVMANQEATATGGIVNFRIKKAPETTTFNLISQGGYNSLRNTYRDFKISTGGSTRFFSNLLGTYAQIDYEEKDAGSQQLGGVSFSQDNESEPVRTHSMQLMDIFRRVKRLGATLVMDFGLPSTEFKFSNFFSRINREETRYQNNYDFTQQGFSLNYSDTPKSWLTVLTNSFQMDHRWRNWEINSIFSHSYSENILPARISSSNNNSPNNPFPTNRKSNFNVDLDPETIPDSLVISMDEAAYFMHLGGMDHEESKTHERDLAAELHVSYNFRILDKLNVKLGFGGKYKHKSKDYDRTTYTASNYGGDQEYRNLIYKSFEPELSDRTKEAWSKDNMRILLIDFLDKNYEGGKFLKGRYDFGNVFDKEKFRRIHEIVMATFDPTNTNDYQIVWRNFINSTYYDYNGIEDYHAFYLMPEINIGPQILLVPGVRYEANRTEYTGYRGNRLGVIANWRPTPVDTVTKVRHDEFLLPMIQSFFKPTYWLTFKAGYTHTLQRPNYNNIMPGWVISTQGQIYNLSNFRLRPELSRNWDIQVSLHSNKIGLFSIGGFHKKITDMIFWTGQKVITDTAYFELPTIMNRQRAAWATNNENPVYNKGYEVEWQSNLWYLPGMLKGLVINVNYTYNKSKAKYLRTRIKTIVDPKTYRFTLVNEDTTYKSPMIMQPDHLLNLTLGYDYRGFSIRWAMRFMSHVFKAANWYEKLRGYSTDFYRYDLSVRQKLPIRGLELFLNVNNLTNEVEKDVINHMHFANYIEDYGRNANIGLRYQY